Proteins encoded in a region of the Mycolicibacterium chitae genome:
- the rplU gene encoding 50S ribosomal protein L21 encodes MATYAIVKTGGKQYKVAAGDVLKVEKLEVEPGATVELPVALVVDGAKVTSDAKDLAKVAVTGEVLEHIKGKKIRIHKFKNKTGYHKRQGHRQPLTVLKVTGIK; translated from the coding sequence ATGGCGACATATGCAATCGTCAAGACCGGTGGCAAGCAGTACAAGGTTGCCGCCGGCGACGTGCTCAAGGTCGAGAAGCTCGAGGTCGAGCCCGGCGCCACGGTCGAGCTGCCCGTTGCCCTGGTGGTCGATGGCGCCAAGGTCACCAGCGACGCCAAGGATCTGGCCAAGGTCGCCGTCACCGGTGAGGTGCTCGAGCACATCAAGGGCAAGAAGATCCGCATCCACAAGTTCAAGAACAAGACCGGCTATCACAAGCGGCAGGGCCACCGTCAGCCTCTGACGGTGCTCAAGGTCACCGGCATCAAGTAA
- the rpmA gene encoding 50S ribosomal protein L27: MAHKKGASSSRNGRDSNAQRLGVKRFGGQVVKAGEILVRQRGTHFHPGVNVGRGGDDTLFALSAGSVEFGSKRGRKTVNIVPADA, from the coding sequence ATGGCACACAAAAAGGGCGCTTCCAGCTCACGTAACGGTCGCGATTCGAACGCCCAGCGGCTCGGCGTGAAGCGGTTCGGCGGGCAGGTCGTCAAGGCCGGCGAGATCCTGGTCCGTCAGCGCGGCACGCACTTCCATCCCGGCGTCAACGTCGGCCGTGGCGGCGACGACACGCTGTTCGCGCTCTCGGCCGGTTCGGTCGAGTTCGGCAGCAAGCGGGGTCGCAAGACCGTCAACATCGTCCCGGCGGACGCGTAA
- the obgE gene encoding GTPase ObgE, with protein MPRFVDRVVIHARAGSGGNGCASVHREKFKPLGGPDGGNGGRGGSIVLVVDPQVHTLLDFHFHPHVVAPSGKQGAGSNRDGAAGTDLEVKVPDGTVVLDEQGNLLADLVGAGTRFEAAAGGRGGLGNAALASRARKAPGFALLGEKGDERDLTLELKTVADVGLVGFPSAGKSSLVSTISAAKPKVADYPFTTLVPNLGVVSAGENTFTVADVPGLIPGASEGRGLGLDFLRHLERCAVLVHVVDCATLEPGRDPISDIDALEAELAAYQPSLQSDSALGDLAERPRAVVLNKIDIPDAKELAELVRPDLEERGWPIFEISTVSREGLRPLIFGLWDMVAAYRAAQPVLEPRRPVIRPVPVNETSFSVEPDGQGGFLVRGARPERWIAQTNFDNDEAVGYLADRLARLGVEDQLLKLGAEPGAEVTIGDMTFDWEPQTAAGVDVTPTGRGTDARLERSDRVGAAERKAARRERRLSDDDMDR; from the coding sequence ATGCCCCGGTTTGTCGACCGCGTGGTGATTCACGCGCGGGCAGGTTCCGGCGGTAATGGTTGCGCCTCGGTGCACCGCGAGAAGTTCAAGCCCCTCGGCGGGCCCGACGGCGGCAACGGCGGTCGCGGCGGCAGCATCGTGCTGGTCGTCGATCCGCAGGTGCACACGCTGCTCGACTTTCATTTCCACCCGCACGTGGTGGCGCCCTCGGGCAAGCAGGGCGCCGGCAGCAACCGCGACGGCGCCGCCGGTACCGATCTCGAGGTCAAGGTGCCCGACGGCACCGTCGTCCTCGACGAACAGGGGAACCTGCTGGCCGATCTGGTCGGCGCCGGGACCCGGTTCGAGGCGGCCGCCGGCGGTCGCGGCGGGCTGGGCAACGCGGCGCTGGCTTCCCGTGCGCGCAAGGCCCCGGGCTTCGCCCTGCTCGGTGAGAAGGGCGACGAGCGCGACCTGACCCTGGAACTGAAGACCGTGGCCGACGTCGGCCTGGTCGGGTTCCCGTCGGCCGGCAAGTCATCGCTGGTCTCCACCATCTCCGCCGCCAAACCCAAGGTGGCCGACTATCCGTTCACCACCCTGGTGCCCAACCTGGGTGTGGTGTCGGCGGGGGAGAACACCTTCACCGTTGCCGACGTGCCCGGCCTGATCCCGGGCGCCTCGGAGGGGCGCGGCCTCGGGTTGGACTTCCTGCGCCACCTCGAGCGGTGCGCGGTGCTGGTGCACGTCGTCGACTGCGCCACCTTGGAACCCGGGCGCGACCCGATCTCCGACATCGACGCGCTCGAGGCCGAACTCGCGGCGTATCAGCCGTCCCTGCAGAGCGATTCGGCGCTGGGTGACCTGGCCGAGCGGCCGCGCGCGGTGGTGCTCAACAAGATCGACATTCCCGACGCCAAGGAGTTGGCCGAGCTCGTCCGCCCCGATCTCGAGGAGCGCGGCTGGCCGATCTTCGAGATCTCGACGGTGAGCCGAGAAGGATTGCGGCCGTTGATCTTCGGGCTGTGGGATATGGTCGCGGCCTATCGCGCCGCGCAGCCGGTGCTGGAACCGCGCCGGCCGGTGATCCGGCCGGTCCCGGTCAACGAGACCAGCTTCTCGGTCGAACCCGACGGGCAGGGCGGCTTCCTGGTGCGCGGCGCCCGGCCTGAGCGGTGGATCGCCCAGACCAACTTCGACAACGACGAGGCCGTGGGCTATCTGGCGGACCGGCTGGCGCGCCTCGGGGTGGAGGACCAGTTGCTGAAGCTCGGCGCCGAGCCGGGCGCCGAGGTGACCATCGGCGACATGACCTTCGACTGGGAACCGCAGACCGCGGCCGGGGTCGACGTCACGCCGACCGGCCGGGGCACCGATGCCCGCCTCGAACGCTCCGACCGGGTGGGCGCGGCCGAGCGCAAGGCCGCCCGCCGCGAGCGCCGGCTGTCCGACGACGACATGGACCGATGA
- the proB gene encoding glutamate 5-kinase, with product MSRHREAIRTARSVVVKIGTTALTTPTGEFDPSRLQYLADSIEARMRAGSDVVIVSSGAIAAGLEPLGLSRRPADLATKQAAASVGQVALVNSWNAAFGHYGRTVGQVLLTAHDISMRVQHTNAQRTLDRLRSLHAVAIVNENDTVATNEIRFGDNDRLSALVAHLVGADALILLSDVDGLYDGDPRKATADEPARFIPEVAGPDDLADVTAGQGSSLGTGGMVSKLSSALLAADAGVPVLLAAAAEAKAALSDASVGTVFAPRGTRMSSRRFWVRYAAETTGVLTLDEGAVRAVVQQRRSLLPAGITAVAGRFLGGDVVELHAPDATVIGRGVVAYDATELSTMLGRSTADLPAEMRRPAVHADDLVPG from the coding sequence ATGAGCCGGCACCGCGAGGCGATCCGGACCGCGCGTTCGGTTGTCGTCAAGATCGGTACGACGGCGCTGACCACGCCCACCGGCGAGTTCGACCCGTCCCGGCTGCAGTACCTGGCCGACTCGATCGAGGCCCGGATGCGCGCCGGCTCCGATGTTGTGATCGTGTCGTCAGGGGCGATCGCCGCGGGCCTCGAACCGCTCGGATTGTCCCGGCGCCCAGCCGATCTGGCGACCAAGCAGGCCGCGGCCAGCGTCGGTCAGGTGGCGCTGGTGAACTCGTGGAACGCGGCGTTCGGGCACTACGGCCGCACCGTCGGTCAGGTGCTGTTGACCGCGCACGACATCTCGATGCGCGTGCAGCACACCAACGCCCAGCGAACCCTGGACCGGCTGCGGTCGCTGCACGCGGTGGCCATCGTCAACGAGAACGACACCGTGGCCACCAATGAGATCCGGTTCGGCGACAACGACCGGCTCTCGGCGCTGGTGGCGCACCTGGTCGGCGCCGATGCGCTGATCCTGCTCAGCGACGTCGACGGTCTCTACGACGGGGACCCGCGCAAGGCCACCGCGGACGAGCCCGCGCGGTTCATCCCGGAGGTCGCCGGCCCCGACGACCTGGCGGATGTGACGGCCGGGCAGGGGTCGAGCCTGGGCACCGGGGGCATGGTGTCCAAGCTGTCGTCGGCCCTGCTGGCCGCCGACGCCGGCGTTCCGGTGCTGCTCGCGGCGGCCGCCGAGGCCAAGGCCGCGCTCTCGGACGCCTCGGTGGGCACGGTGTTCGCCCCGCGCGGCACCCGGATGTCGTCCCGCCGGTTCTGGGTGCGCTACGCCGCGGAGACCACCGGCGTGCTCACCCTCGACGAGGGCGCGGTGCGCGCGGTGGTGCAGCAGCGGCGTTCGCTGCTGCCGGCGGGGATCACCGCCGTCGCGGGCCGGTTCCTGGGCGGCGACGTCGTGGAACTGCACGCCCCGGACGCGACGGTGATCGGCCGCGGCGTGGTGGCCTATGACGCCACGGAACTGAGCACCATGCTGGGCCGCTCCACCGCGGATCTGCCCGCCGAGATGCGTCGGCCCGCCGTGCACGCCGACGACCTGGTCCCCGGCTAG